Proteins encoded by one window of Sorex araneus isolate mSorAra2 chromosome 3, mSorAra2.pri, whole genome shotgun sequence:
- the LOC101540181 gene encoding cystatin-C-like, giving the protein MASPLRSLLLLAALALAMSSVLCAQSGRAQRLVGGLMDADGDDVDVQRMLSFAMSEFNKMSNDKYLRRPVNLLSARKQVVAGMNYFLEVEIGKTKCTKSQANTYSLVRCPFDDLKEKTRCRFMVHNKPWLNTTTLMSTNCHYT; this is encoded by the exons ATGGCCTCTCCCCTGCGCTCGCTGCTCCTTCTGGCCGCCTTGGCCCTGGCTATGAGCTCCGTGCTCTGCGCGCAGTCAGGCAGGGCGCAGCGCCTGGTGGGTGGCCTCATGGACGCCGACGGCGACGACGTGGACGTGCAGAGGATGTTGAGCTTCGCCATGAGCGAGTTCAACAAGATGAGCAACGACAAGTACCTGCGCCGCCCCGTGAATCTACTGAGCGCTCGCAAGCAG GTCGTGGCTGGGATGAACTACTTTTTGGAGGTGGAGATCGGCAAAACCAAATGTACCAAGTCTCAGGCCAACACATACAGCTTGGTCAGATGTCCCTTTGATGACCTGAAGGAG AAAACACGCTGCCGTTTCATGGTACACAACAAGCCTTGGCTGAACACAACCACCCTGATGAGCACCAACTGCCACTACACATAG